A window of Thiocapsa bogorovii genomic DNA:
GTCCACCGGCGGCTTGACGCCGTTGAAGAACGCCACCTCGCTGAAGGTACCTTCCGGCCCGCCCTCGGCGCTGGTGCCGTTGTCGCCGTTCTGGTAGATGACGAGCGTATTGTCGAGCCTGCCCAGGTCCTCGAAATGCTGGATCACGCGACCGATTTCATAGTCGCTGTAGGCGACGTAGGCGGCAAACACCTCGGCCTGCCGGATAAAGAGCTTCTTCGCATCGTCCGAGAGCTCGTCCCAGGGCGTCAGGATCTCCTTCGGCCAGGGAGTGAGCTCCTGATCCGGAGGAATGACGCCGAGCTTCTTTTGATTCTCGAAGATCCGCTCGCGCAGCTTCTCGTAACCGTCGTCGAAGAGGTGCATCGCGCTGATCTTGTCCACCCATTCTTTGGTCGGGTGGTGCGGCGCGTGCGAGGAGCCGGGGCAGTAGTGGAGGAAGATCGGCTGCGTGGGGTCGGTCTGGTGAATCCGGTCCATCCAGGCAATGGCGTCGTCGGCCATCGCGGTGATCAGGTTCCAGGAACTCTCTTTACCGGTCACCGGCCAGATCGCCGCCTTTGGATCGGAGCGATCCATCTTCAGGGTGCCCTCGTGCCCGATCCAGGGATAGATCTGCGTGGTGTTGCGGAACAGGTTCGGCCCCCATTGGTTGGCATCGCCGCCGACGAAGCCGTAGAAGTAGTCGAAGCCCATGCCCGTCGGCCACTGGGTGAAGGGTCCGGCCTGGCTGGCCTCGTAGGTCGGCGTGTTGTGGTTCTTTCCGAACCAGCTGGTCGCATAGCCGTTGTCGCGCAGGATGCGTCCGATGGTCGCGTTGTCCGCACCGATGACGCTGTTGTAGCCGGGGAATCCGGTCGCCTGCTCGGCGATGACGCCGAAGCCCACCGAGTGGTGATTGCGCCCGGTGATCAGCGCCGCGCGCGTCGGCGAGCAGAGCGAGGTGGAGAAGATTCGGTTGTAGCGCAGACCGTTCTCCGCGATGCGGTCCATCGACGGCGTCGGGATGACGCCACCAAAGGTGCTGGGCACACCGAAGCCCGCGTCGTCGGTCAGGATCAGCAGGATGTCGGGCGCATCCTTGGGCGGCACGATGCGCGGCGCCCACCATTGCTTGGATTGCAGCGCGTCGTCTTTGATCACGCCGCCGAAGGCCGGCTGCGGCGCGGGGAGTTGTGTCCCGCTGATCGTGGTGGTGGCGCTCGGCGAGCCAAGGACGCCAGTGACCTGCGGGGTGACCCGAGGGGTGACCTGGCGAGTCGCCTGGGGGGCGCCTGTTGCCGCGCCCTCGGTCGCGGTGGCGCTGGTGGTCACCACCAGTTCCTGACCGATATCGATCAGGTCCGAGTCGAGCTTGTTGGCTTCCTTGATGTCTGCGACCGGGACACCGAAACGTGCGCTGATCCCCGCCAGATCGTCGCCCTTGACGACCTCATAGCGACCGGTAGCCGCATCGAATGCGCCCCCTGCGTGATTGCGGGGCCCGTTATCCGCGGCTTGAAGGGCGCCGGAGCAGAGAAACACCGCGACCGCTAGGGCTGCGGCGAGTCGTCGCCATGGGTGCGGCGCTGGTTCCGAAAAGTTGACAGCCATTGTGGCGTTGTCTCCTGTGGTGGGTTGGAAGTTGGAAGGCTCAGGTCGCACGCGGTGCGGGCGAGCAACCGGGTTGAAGGGCGCCAAGCGCCCTTAGGATTGCGGCGCGATCTCACCCGGTCGCCAGGTCTGATCGAACCAAGGCTCCAAGGGACCGTACAGGCGCAGGATCATGAACCAGCCCTTGCCGGGAATGGTCTGAACCCAGTTGCTTTCCTTGCCCGCGGGGGCGTTCGGGCCGAACCAGACGTCCACCGAGCCGTCCGCATTGATCTGGATGTCCTTGTTTTGGCTGCTGACGCTCGGGGAGCGCTGGTCGGTCTGCAGCATCGAGCGGGTCTGGGTGTCGTAGACGATGACCGACCAGAAGTCCTTGACCGGGATGTTCGGCGGCAGGTGCAGCTTGTAGGTCTTGGCGCCGTCGAACGGATTGCCGTTGGCGTCCAGGGCGGTCCACGGGTACTGTGAGCCCTTGCCGACCATCTTCTCCTCCATCGCGGGGGTCACCCCGGTGGCGAAAAAATAGAAGAAGGCCGCGCCGTCGAGGTTGGCAACGCCCGGGGCGACCTCGAACTTATAGCCGCCGAAGAAGGGCAGACGCCACTGGCTGTCCGGATAGAAGTAGGCATCCTGCTCGCGCATCTTGAACGCCAGGCTGCGCGCGGTCGCCGCACCGATGTTGGCCGCATCCTCCAGAATCGCCTTCATCCGCGCGTCGGGCGCGAAGGGCTTGCCTTTTTCGATGCCGATGGCGGCAAAAAGACCCAGGGTGGTCGGGTCCGAGCCACTGGACGGCTCTTCCTGAATGACCTGGTTCAACAGCTCCCAGAAGCTGTAATCGCCGGGGAAGACGAAATTCGACGGAATGCCCGAGGCATTGGCGAACGTGATCGGCGGAGCCTTGGCCTCGTCGCCGAGGCGGTAGATCTTCAGGTGTTGCTTGACCAGGTCGACGCCGGGCTTCGGCGAGCCGTCCACCAGGAACGAGCGGAACGGCATCCAGGTGCCATAGGTGCTCGGCCGCACGACGAAGTAGCCCTCCGGCACATTGCCGTCGTAGCCGGGGGGCAGGATCAGATACGTGCCGCCCTCGCCCTTGTCGGGGCCGGTGATGCCGACGTCGGCGACCCACTTGTACCAAAAGTCGTCGATCAGCCCGAGGACCTTCGGCGGCACCTCGACGACCAACGGACCCTCGTGCGTATCGAGCCAGATGAAGCTGTAGACGGTGTTGTCGTTCGCCGTCAGCTCCACGGTCTTGGCATCGACGAGGTTTTCCCAGATGACGTCGGTCTGATTGACCGGACCGAACTCCTGCAGCGAAGCTCGCATGCTCGCCTGGTTGACGATGGGGATGCCGAGCAGATAGGCCTGCAGCGCCCGGGAGCGATCCAGGTTGTCGTAGATCGTCTCGATGCTGTCGGCCGACGGAACGCCGTCGCGCAGGCGCAGCGTCCCGATGGAGGTGTCGAGGGTATCGGGTGTCGCGACGCCAGGTGCGGTAGGGGTCGTCATCGCGTATCGGGCGGCGGAAGGACCGGCAGCAGAACTGCTCGGAGCATGTGTAGCGATCACCAAGGTCTGGCCGGTGTCGATCCGGTCCGAGACGAGCTTGTTCTCCGCTTTCAACTCGCTCACGGTGATGCCGAAGCGTTCGGCGATCCCGGCCAAGTCGTCGCCTCGGACGACAACATAGGTCGCCGTGGCGGCGTCATATTGGCCTTCCGCGAACTTCAGCGGCCCGCGATCCTCGGCCCGGGCGCCACCGAGGGCAAAACAGGCAACCAAGGCCCAAGTCGAAATGATCAGGTGTCTCATCATGCGATTCCCCGAGATGGGATTTCAGAGCCCGCCCACGCGTCCCGGTCCGGTCACGGCCGCAAGCAAAACGCCCTCGTTCCAACAGACGAGTCGAGCGACTCACCTTGCAATTCCGGTCAAGAGACCGCGCGATGGACCTGCCGCCTCAGGGGACGACAAGGGCTCGACAGCGAACACGGGTGCGTCGGGTGTCTCCATTCGATCTGCTCGATCGCGCTGGTGGCGAACGCCACATCTCCAGCGATCCGATGACCGGCCAAAAGGACCAAGAAATCGACCAATCAGATGTTTCTTATCGTTTGAATCGGACGTCGATCATGGTTCCGCCACGCGTCGTCGCGCAGCCCCCTCGGGCGAAGCGCGGGAGCCCCGCCGCGGTGTGCGGGCGAGTCCGCGAGAGGCGAAGACGGGCTAACGGCAATCTAGCAGATCGGGGCCCGGTTCCGTCTTGCATTTCCGGCCACATATTGATCGAACGCCACAAACTGATCGGACCGATGTACAGCCGAAGGGATCCTGAAGATGACAAGAGAAGAGAGGCCGGCGGCCGGTTTCAACGCACTGACCTTGGCGACCGCCAGTCAGGCCGGCGATATTCGGATCGCACCCGTCATTGCGCTTCCCGCCGTCTTGACCGAGCTCGGGGTCAAACCGCAACGCGCGTTCACCAAGGCAGGTGTCGATATCGGGTTGTTTCAGGACCCCGAAGGCCGTATCGCTTTCGAAGCCCTCGGACGCCTGCTCGAGACGTGCGTCGAGCTGACCCAGTGCGCACACTTCGGTCTGCTGCTCGGCGACCGCTTCGACCTAACGTGCTTCGGCCCGCTCGGCTATCTGATGCGCAATTCGCCGACGGTCGGCGCCGCCCTGCGCAGTCTCCTGATGCATCTCCACCTGTACGACAGAGGCGCCACGCCGGTTCTGCGCGCAACCGAACCCGACCGCGTCATTCTCGGCTATTCGATCTACCGTCACGCAACGCCGGCAAGCGATCAGATCTACGACGGGGCGATACTGATCGGGTGCCGGATCATGCGTGAGCTCTGCGGTCCATCCTGGAGGCCGCTGCATGCCCATTTTGCACACGGCCAGCCGGAAAACATCGACGTCTACCAACGCCTCTTCCGATCCAGCGTCAGCTTCGACGCCGATCTCTCAGGGATACAATTCCAGTCGTCCGTGCTCCAGCGGCCGATCGACGGCGCCGACGCGACGCTCCATGGCTTTCTCACCAAGGCGATACTGGAGGCGAACGCGAACGGTCCGATGAGCTTCGCCGAACGCGTCGAAGCCGTGCTGCACCAAATGGTGCTGAGCAACACCGCATCGACGGACGCGGTCGCGCGTCTGTTCGGGATCAGCGAGCGGACCCTGCGCCGCAGACTCAAGGATGAGGGCAAGAACCTGATGCAACTGGTCAACGCCGTGCGCTTCGAGCTGGCGCGGCAGCTCCTCGACAACACCGATCTGCCGATCTCCGAGATCGCGACCGCATTGCAATATACCGATCAGAATGCCTTTTCCCGAGCCTTCCGTCGTTGGGCAGCACTCAGCCCATCGCAATGGCGCATGCGACGGTCTCCCGCCGGCTAGGGTGACGACCCAGGATCCGGCGCATCCCGCCTCAAGACCTTCTCGCACGGGCTACCGAAGGCGCTTAGGCGACCGATGATCTGATCGGCCACCAGGCTCAGGCCGCTGGTCGCCCAGGCAGCGGCGCCTTGGACGAGGAGATCGCCGGTGTCGATGGTTGCACGCGGGGCCTTCAGGGTGCCGGTGACAATGATGAAACGGTCGGCGATGCCGAGCAGACTGAGCCCGACCCCCGTGCGTTTGGCGGCCTTGAAGCGCAGGGCGATCTCGCCCGTCTCCAGCTT
This region includes:
- a CDS encoding AraC family transcriptional regulator; the encoded protein is MTREERPAAGFNALTLATASQAGDIRIAPVIALPAVLTELGVKPQRAFTKAGVDIGLFQDPEGRIAFEALGRLLETCVELTQCAHFGLLLGDRFDLTCFGPLGYLMRNSPTVGAALRSLLMHLHLYDRGATPVLRATEPDRVILGYSIYRHATPASDQIYDGAILIGCRIMRELCGPSWRPLHAHFAHGQPENIDVYQRLFRSSVSFDADLSGIQFQSSVLQRPIDGADATLHGFLTKAILEANANGPMSFAERVEAVLHQMVLSNTASTDAVARLFGISERTLRRRLKDEGKNLMQLVNAVRFELARQLLDNTDLPISEIATALQYTDQNAFSRAFRRWAALSPSQWRMRRSPAG
- a CDS encoding DUF1214 domain-containing protein, which encodes MMRHLIISTWALVACFALGGARAEDRGPLKFAEGQYDAATATYVVVRGDDLAGIAERFGITVSELKAENKLVSDRIDTGQTLVIATHAPSSSAAGPSAARYAMTTPTAPGVATPDTLDTSIGTLRLRDGVPSADSIETIYDNLDRSRALQAYLLGIPIVNQASMRASLQEFGPVNQTDVIWENLVDAKTVELTANDNTVYSFIWLDTHEGPLVVEVPPKVLGLIDDFWYKWVADVGITGPDKGEGGTYLILPPGYDGNVPEGYFVVRPSTYGTWMPFRSFLVDGSPKPGVDLVKQHLKIYRLGDEAKAPPITFANASGIPSNFVFPGDYSFWELLNQVIQEEPSSGSDPTTLGLFAAIGIEKGKPFAPDARMKAILEDAANIGAATARSLAFKMREQDAYFYPDSQWRLPFFGGYKFEVAPGVANLDGAAFFYFFATGVTPAMEEKMVGKGSQYPWTALDANGNPFDGAKTYKLHLPPNIPVKDFWSVIVYDTQTRSMLQTDQRSPSVSSQNKDIQINADGSVDVWFGPNAPAGKESNWVQTIPGKGWFMILRLYGPLEPWFDQTWRPGEIAPQS
- a CDS encoding sulfatase-like hydrolase/transferase produces the protein MAPFNPVARPHRVRPEPSNFQPTTGDNATMAVNFSEPAPHPWRRLAAALAVAVFLCSGALQAADNGPRNHAGGAFDAATGRYEVVKGDDLAGISARFGVPVADIKEANKLDSDLIDIGQELVVTTSATATEGAATGAPQATRQVTPRVTPQVTGVLGSPSATTTISGTQLPAPQPAFGGVIKDDALQSKQWWAPRIVPPKDAPDILLILTDDAGFGVPSTFGGVIPTPSMDRIAENGLRYNRIFSTSLCSPTRAALITGRNHHSVGFGVIAEQATGFPGYNSVIGADNATIGRILRDNGYATSWFGKNHNTPTYEASQAGPFTQWPTGMGFDYFYGFVGGDANQWGPNLFRNTTQIYPWIGHEGTLKMDRSDPKAAIWPVTGKESSWNLITAMADDAIAWMDRIHQTDPTQPIFLHYCPGSSHAPHHPTKEWVDKISAMHLFDDGYEKLRERIFENQKKLGVIPPDQELTPWPKEILTPWDELSDDAKKLFIRQAEVFAAYVAYSDYEIGRVIQHFEDLGRLDNTLVIYQNGDNGTSAEGGPEGTFSEVAFFNGVKPPVDVQMKFFDAWGTELAYNHMSAGWSWAFDTPFDWFKQNASRLGGINQNMVIQWPARIKDKGALREQFMHVIDHVPTILEVTGIAAPEVVDGIKQKPIEGTSYAYTFDEANAKAPSRHTTQYFEMMGQWAIYHDGWLMSTKVDRAPWDAFSSANPDPLNNQVFQLYDLNTSWNQSDDIAAQHPDKVTEMRAMFLDEAKKYQVLPLDASVGARVAAPRPSLTAGRNEYIYTSPMTGLPQGDAPYLLNTSYTITADITVPEGGAEGMIVTSGGRFAGFGFYLLEGKPVFLWNLLDLERIKWEGPEALAPGEHSIEFAFTYDGLGAETMAFNNFSGIGRSGTGTLKVDGKEVQTIEMEKTIPIILQWDESFDVGSDTITGVNDADYLPPFPLTAELNKLAIKVDRPVLSPEEIKKLEEGLTKVEAGRE